The window gttttcctttccttAATTGATCACTTCAAAATTACTATTCAAACTGAGCAATTagcttcttcttcctgctcctcatcACTCCGGCTGGACTTGGGACAGGAGGTGAAGTTAACAACTGCCTTAGGGTGTGAGGtcaaaggggagatggaggaaatcACAGGTACTTTGGAAAAACCTGATCTAGGGTTGGTCTCAGAGGGTCCCCAGAAGACCTGGTTAGTTCCAGGGTGTCCTGAAGTTGCAGATCAGCTTGAGGTGGAAACCAGAAAGGGGACCGTGTCCTGATAACACCCCCTGCCAAAAAGATTGAAATATCTATCTCCAAAAGTCAAGTCAGCTTTCCCTGGGCTCTCCGGGAGGACGCTAAATCGCTAACTTCTAGAGTGAAGATCAGGAAAACACTTTTGGAAATAGAAAGCTCTTCAGAGAGCAAAACTTTACCTGCTAGGGTCTTTAAGTGGTTTAAAGTTGGAATGACGGGAGGTGATCTCTTTTGAAGAAAAAATAAGACCATCATTGTGAGGGAGAAGTTTGTGAGCCAGGATCCAGGAATGCTACTTGTTAATGCGTGTACGTGAGCCCAGCACCTTACACTGAACACCAGGGCTCTGACTCGAGGATCCAGGGTCCCATACAGGTAGAGGAGCTCTGAACTCTTCAGGGCAATTCTAAAGGACAAAAATCAGTGATATCCAAATTTAACAGAGACATTTAAGAGGCTCAAAATTACTACTGGCTTCAGAGCAAAACCCCTTTGAGGGGCCCTGTCTAGAAATCAAGAAAAAGAGGTGAGACATAGCCATCTTCTCTTTTCCACCGCCAATGACTTCTAAACCCATTAAACCAAAGAGGAGAAATGCCCTAAAAAGAACTTGTGGCAACTACTCTATTATAATATTCAGTTATCATTTTATCCTATTTCGCTTGGCTAAAGGGCCTATATGCCATTTCTAGgttcagatcagatacaatcaaATACAAATGCAATTTACGCagtactctcacaagagcttagtacactgctttgaggataataaataccacggattgattgtgcACCTTGCAACTCTTGGAAGTATTTGTAACAATGACCCATGACTCCAGACAAAGAGAATAGAATTTAATCTGATACTTATTTTatcttgaaaaaaataaaaaggaaggtTTTAATTTTCAAAATCATAAGATGGACCTCTGGATAAATGTAAATGATTAATTGGGAGATAACCACTTAATACCAGAATGTTCTATTTTAGAGTTAAGACTTCCTAACTAGGCCCTCGTTTATTTCTATATAAGAAGATGAGAAGATGTGAGTGGCCCTGCTCAAACCACTGGCTCAACTAGTTCCTCATTCCTGAAAACTTGAAAGCTTAGCCTCAGTTATGTGATGCCACCATTATTCTACAGTAATTTTTCACCCTCATAATAAAAAATATTAACAGAAATTCCTCCGAAAAAGGAGCCACAAAAATTGCTTTTTTGTGTGAATTCCCAGGCTTTTTATACAGGGTTGCTTCTGTAAAGTTGAAGTGGCCTTGTAGTTATTACCGGAGCCATTAGAGGGCTCAAACCTCTTCGAATAAACGACTATAAAACATTTCCGGGAAAAAGACCCATAGCACTTGCTCTGTAGGGGCTAAGACTAAGGATAAGATGAAAAAGATCTAGCCGTTTAATGATAGGTTAAGCCAAAGTTTCTATATGCTTATTACATTTTTAAACTCCGTAAAGTTCAAATGGTAAGTGACATTGCTCCAGGAATACAGGGAGTTCgtttaaaatttaaaaacatACAAACTAAGGAACTATCTATCCCAGATAAAGAAGAGGGTCAAACTTTGCCAGATAGGGAAAAGAATCACACAATTATAGATAATATCTCAGCTGCCATGTAACACATTTTATGCCCTACATATAAAGTCAAGGCAAATTATTATGATGTGGGATTTGGAAATAAACCTTAATATTTCAGGAGGTCCCAAAATTTACCTGGGTAGCTGAGGACGAAGTTCCAATAAATTTGGAGTACATAAGTACTCTAGGTTACAATTTTTTCATCATGAAGTTCCTACAAAGTTTATACTAATTAGAtaccttcccaagcacccagGTATCTCCCTGTGAATTTATCACCCAGAACAAGTTAGCCTACAGTAGACTTTCTGGCCCTGTATGAGATCATTTGGTAAAATAAAAACACAAAGGGGAAATTGGAACTCTCCTGAGAGAAAGTTAAGATGTAGGAGAGGGTTTCTTTTCGTAGACTTAAGAATCGTCTCTTTCTCCACTGAAAACTATAGATACGGAGTTTAATCATAAAAATGTATTCTATTCTTAATTACTTTTAAACAAAAACGGTGGCTAGCATAAAGGGCATATATCTTCTCTAAAACACCTATGAAAAAATCTTAAAAGCTGATCAATCCCAGAACCTAAATTTATATAAACCTATTTAATTCAGCACTAAGTTCAACTCTAAAAGAGGAAAAAGTCAACCTATCCCATCATGCCACTTTTCCTGTCCAATGTTGATGGGAATTAGTTTTTAAGACCACATTTCTTTGAAACATATCACATCTGGTTTAGGACCATAAAAAGACTACTGCCAACAGGAACCCTTACTACTTTTAGGTCCAGTTGCACTCTCTCTAGATAGAAAAACCTCTTCCGCTGTCTGATAAAATCCTTCGATTCAAGTTGGCTCGAGGCAAATGTTTTATGGTAACAGCAGTTTCCCTTCAGATCAGAAAGTAGGTTCAAAAATCTTCATACCTATTATTGGCAGTCAAATCACACTGGAAGCCAGAAGGCTGATGGGAGAACCGCACAAGAGGACAATTTGCATTTAGTATCCTTTGCACTCCTACACAACCAGGGCCAAAGTTGTCCAGACACTCTCCGATCACAGAGAGAATCTTCTGTGTTGCCACTCGTTCTGAAGAAACATTTTTCATCTGAAACTCCATAAAATACGGATCAGCAGCCTGATTTTAAAAAAGTATATATTATATAGAGAGTATATAgtacacacacccatacacacataaatatatatatttatgctagggaaaagggtGAGGTCTCCAGTGGGCAGCTGGCTctttgagctgacaggatttcaAGGGACCACTGCCCATGCACCAAGACATGAGGCCTGCTGTCCTGGTAGGTGCAGCCAAGCAGGTACAATGAGTTCATGAGGGCACCCAGTGACAGACTTGAAATCTACGGAACCCAGAGGTAAAGGGAGATGACCACTAGTAGAAATAGTAACGCAACTTTCTGAGCCCCTAAGGGTGCAAAATACTGTCCAggaggcttgggaaagtataacagaagcaccAGAGATATCTCCCTACCCATAAGTAGCCTACATGCTAACAAGAGatgggcataaaaatatttacaggtagTGGAATAAGAGAAAATAAAACTGAATTTTCAGTTGAACTTATGTTATATATCCAAtagaagagggagaggtgaaaacagaaaaataaatacgTAAGgccctgaggcaactgagggtgGATTCCATTTGGTGTGCTGTTTGCTGGAGGAGGTATAACTTTAGTAAGGGGAAAGCCCACCATTCATGTCTCAATTATCTACATAAGTATCACCGCACCTTAGCCACCACATGCTGCTCCTCCCTTTCCAAAAcgtggggaaaagagaagggagatatTGGGGCTCCAGGGGGCATCTGAGTCAGTCTGAACTAAATCTGACACCAGTACTTGGAAATATTTTTATCCCTGTAATAGCAGAAGCAGTACTAGGcgcaacaatatttattaagcacttactttgtgcagagcattgttctaagtgcagggagagGATACACGGGTAGGAAGTAGACAAGGTCAATGTCCCTTGGGGAGCTGTCTTCCCCAtgagagtgtaagctctctgtgagcagggaatagatTTTTTGCttcagttgtattttcccaagtccaAAACAGTACACTcgacaaattccattatcataACTCCTATTAGAGTCCAAATCCATAAACAAAGCTAATCTCCTTCATATTTACTTTTCTGAATATGGGGCTCAGGAAAGATGCTGGGCTACCTGCCCCAGAGACTGAAGTCCTCCATTTATAAATTAAATAACATGACTCTGAAGTACCTTTTTGGTGCTGATTTTCCCCAAATTATCCAGGTCCAGAAACATGTCTACATCACATCCAAGTTTGCCAAAGGTGTTCACTGATGAACCAAACAATTTGATAGTGCAAGATGGAAAATATGCAGCTGCTATATCTTCAATAAAAGAACAGACGAGATACCGGAGTTGAGTATTCTCCTCGGTTATCTGGTACTTTTTTATTAGCATGTACAGCTGATTTTCTAtctgacaaaaacaaaacaaaaagaaaaacgcAAAATTAAGTCTATTAAAATAGTCCATTTTCATTCCTAACTTAATGACAGCCAAACCaattaaataaaaaacaaactcCCCCAAAACTTGAAATTaaaattttattattctattcatttggcTCAGAGCTACCATATCATTactgagcgcttctgtgtgcagagctctgtaccaagtgcttgggagagtacaatatatcagatttggtagacacattccctgcccacaataagcttacagtatagagaaatATTCCACATAAAAGGcttttccctccctcagctttaaaggtaatgataataaaaatggctGGGTCCAAAAGCCAAGGATAATTTCTGAAGGTATTTAAAGTGCTTACGAAAAACGTGTCAGATGCCAATAGGCTGCTAGCACAGATTACACTGTGCAGGAATACCAATGTGTCTGCTCCCAAAGCCCACCCTAGGAGGTCCTGTAAGAGCCTGATCACCTAATTGAGTCTACAGGTCAGGCGGCATGGCATACCCAACACTTTAACCACTGTGGGGCCCTCTGCAGCAGGGTTCATGGGACTAACACAGAACTACCAGTAACCCTCGTCTACAGTGGTCCATTAGgttaatttttttgtgtgtgtgtgtttactgacTACtttctgcctgcagagcactgcactaagcacttgggagagtacaacttctGTCTATTGTCTTTAAGAtcctcactcagctctctcccttctacttattcaCTCTTTCCACcaattacaccccagctcacactgttACTCTAAAGGTAATTTACAGCTCACATTCTTCCTCTTAAGCTAATTTATTTACTGTGTCTGGATTTTAGTCTTTCTTGCCCCCAACCTCTCACTCATTCCTTTCATCCCAACTGGAACACTCTCTtacttcaaatttgacagacagtAGCTCTCCTTAGCTTtaaagaagccctccctgattaatttctccctctcctcgggGTACATCCCCACCTGCCACCTCAGTATTTCTACGCCATCTAAGCATCAGCAGCTAGGTAAAAATCTTAAATATTCTAATATATTTAAGAACTAGTTCATGTCTCCTTCTCCAAGTACATAACctttatttcttcttcctcctatattCAGATTATTTTAGAGTCCCTCTCCCCAGTacaactgtaaactctttgaaggtaaGGATCTTTTctattggacactcccaagcatttttgTACAATGCCTTGCAATATGACTGACCGGAAGTCTACCAGAGATGAAACTTTATTTCTTCTACTTAAAAAACTAAAGAGAACTGATATTATTAACTCACACTTTCAGCTTCACATAGTGTCTTGATGAATTCTTTGTATGGACGAGTGGACTGGTTAATGCACTGCACAGATGCATTAGTTTGGACTGATGGATTCTTCAACTTTAAATTAAGGAAACGAGATTTGAAAGGAACAACAGCCTCTGCTTCAGCGCCAGGAATACGAGCTGCCTCCAGTAGTGAAGCAACACTTTCCTTTTTGGAATATTCTACCACTGCACGGACaccctaaattaaaaaaaaaaagacaaatataagtacaaatcaatcactcaatcaatggtatttatcgagcacttactgttcatagagcactgtactaagcacttgagagagtacaacataatagagttgatagacacatctcCTACCCcctaagagtttacagtctggggggggaccagacattaaaataaattacagataggggaaatgtatatatgtgctttggggctgaggctggggtaaatatccagtgcttaaggggaacagatcaaagtgcataggtgacccagagggAGGATGACTAGGGTGGtcatttttaatatttattcTGGGGGACTTTCCTTCTTCCCAATCCGTAAAGCCCGGAGTTCTCTTGGGTTTGACACCCAGGGTCAGTGTTAACCAATATTTTTTTGAGGATCATTATGCTTCTTCACTCTAACATGGAATCCCCACCTCAAGACCAAGATTTGGATAGCGTGACACATAAAAATAGTACTGACACTTTAAATTATGCATGATTGCCTCAACCCTGCCAAACAGGTTCAATCCCCGCCCAGACTGGACCAGACCAGGACATCTTATAGGCCCACTTCATTTTGGCTAAATCTGATTTCCAATCCACCAACACTCAAAAAGCCAAGACTGTCATGTCTGTTTACAAGGGCtggagtggaagggggaggaggtggtgtcTATTAGTTTTGATAACAACCTATTAGCATTCAAACATTTCTGCCTTCAAGCCAGAAGGAGGGCAGACATgagcaggggttgggaggagtagggtgggatgggggtggggtgagtcttCAAAGCAGCAATTTATGACCAGCAGTAGCCCTGGTGAGGACAAGGGGGCAGCTGGGGCAGCTGGAGCAATTCCCGCAGGGAGAGGTACAGTTTTCTGACCTCATCTGGCTCTCAGGGGCTTTGGTTCCCTATCCAGAGAGCTCCTTAATACTATTAACTTATgaatttcaaaaaagaaaaagaataaattTGGTGTAATACCAATTTGGAAGGCTGCAGGAGTTGGATATACTAGCAAAAACTATTAAATCTGAAATACATTGTGCATGTCTCCAAATACACTTCAATAAAGATGAATATTGCAAAAAATGAATTCAGAATTTTCAAGCAATTCAGAAAGGAGGTAAAACAGGGAGCAAAAACTACACCCAGATCTCCTATAATGTGAAGGCTGTGTTCTTTGCACTCTAGAAGCCACTCGTTCCAATGTCCGAGCATAAACGAGAGCAGTTTCTTTGAGAAAGTGGCACACTGAGCCCACACAGGGTCGCACATGACAGAGCTGAGTATACAAATTTCAGAGCTATAAAGAATCAGTACCTGGCCACCTCCAACCTTCAAGACTGGATCCTCACTATATACTATATCTCTTATGATATAcatatgttaaacacttattgaTTGCGATTCAAGTGCTGTGCTTGATTGCTtcattgcttcattcattcattgcttaGATTGCTTCAGAAACTTACATAACTTTCAAAGAAGAAATGACTATTAACAGCTCCATGTTGGGATAAATAATTGAGAAACTTCTTTTCATTGATTTTGTGGGGGCAGTTTATTAAAACTGTTCGTTGTGCCTGTTCAGCTCTTTCTGCTTGCACCTCAGCCAATGTCCTttttctgctctttctctctGAGCCTGCaagacacattaaaaaaaacccactttgtTACAAAAACCACATAACTCTAAAGCTTATTTTCCATTCAAGAAATCTACCACTATGAGGCTTAAAAGGTATTGCAACTTCCTTTACAAAGACTATTCTCAATAGCCTCAGTACCGGACAAGCCTCAATTCTTTCAGCCACTTCATCTGTCTATCTTCAGGCAGAAATCCCAAGTCCCCAGTTCTCTTATTCTACTTCCTCTGGAGTCCTGACAAGAGTGAAGATTGCAAACTCAAGAGTGAAGACTGCAAACTAAGTCTCAGATTTCCAAAAGGGGGGCCCAAAGCACACCACGGTACCTGAGCTACAATACCCTAGAATCTTGCAGTGCCTCTAAATTCACGATACAGACCTAAAATCtcgttcaagagaagcagcgtgactcagtggaaagagcctgggcttgggagtcagaggtgatgggttcaaatcccggctcagcgacttgtcagctgtgtgactttgggcaagtcattctctgtgcctcagttacctcatctgtaaaatggggattaaaactgttagccccacgtgggccaacctgatcaccttgtatctccccagcgcttagaacagtgctttgcaaatagtaagcgcttaacaaatatcaacattattattattatgtgctgagcactgcactaagtgcttggcatgtaaaatttggcaacagatagcgtcaacgacaggctcacagtctaaacggggaagtcTTAGTGTGTGAGGCTTGAAAAATGGGGGACCACCCGGATGTCTCCGACCACCCCTTTTCCCCCTAAGGAGACCCTAGGATTGAGGAAGTCTGAACTcaagtgataataatacttgttaaatgttatgtactaagcagcatgagaagcagcacggcgaggtggatggagcacgggcctgggaggcagaaagctctaatcccagctccactcctcgtccactctgtgaccttgggcaagtcacttccctgggcctcggtttcctcatctgaaaaatgggggttgagactgtgagtcccacgtggggcagggaccgtgtccgacccaaaggcttgcgtccaccccagctcacagtacggtgcctgacaaacagtaagcgcttgccaaataGATATTTTTTACTAAGTATTCTGCTCCGTGCCTATTTTCCAGATAACGTAgtcggggcacagagaggttaaatgactcccccaaggtcacactacactGCAAGggagggatttgaacccgggcccGCGGTTTTTCCGCTAGGCCCGGTtgcttttcttctgcctcctctccagccggggggtcggaggtcagaggtcagagggccTTCCACCCCAGCCAACGTGGCTGCCCTCTCAaggaccggcccccgccccggcggggCTCACCTGGCTCCGCTCTCATCTCGGGCGGCTCTTCCCGCTGCGGGGCGGTAGCGGCGGAGCCCGCGGCGCCGAAGCGGCGGTGGAGCGGGGGGCGcggccgccctccgccccggggACACGGCGACAGCCGCCTCAGCAGCCCCACGCGGGCCGCCATGGCCGCCGCCGGGCCCAGGCCAGACCGGTCAACGCCAAGACCTACTGCGCCTGCGCCTGCCCGGCCAGCGGGACGGCGCGCCGCGAGGGACAAACCGCAGCGCGTTCAGGAAATTTGTCCTGAcctggttttggggggggggcgctaCAGCgtgaatcagtcgatcagtggcatttttttattttattattttattttgttcctgagatgtacatcaccttgattctatttatttgctattgttttaatgagatgttcatccccttgatcctatttattgctgttgtttttgtctgtctcccccgattaggctgtatgcccgtcaaagggcagggactgtctctatctgttatcgatttgtccattcc is drawn from Ornithorhynchus anatinus isolate Pmale09 chromosome 13, mOrnAna1.pri.v4, whole genome shotgun sequence and contains these coding sequences:
- the LOC100076255 gene encoding poly(A) RNA polymerase, mitochondrial isoform X2, which translates into the protein MAARVGLLRRLSPCPRGGGRPRPPLHRRFGAAGSAATAPQREEPPEMRAEPGSERKSRKRTLAEVQAERAEQAQRTVLINCPHKINEKKFLNYLSQHGAVNSHFFFESYGVRAVVEYSKKESVASLLEAARIPGAEAEAVVPFKSRFLNLKLKNPSVQTNASVQCINQSTRPYKEFIKTLCEAESIENQLYMLIKKYQITEENTQLRYLVCSFIEDIAAAYFPSCTIKLFGSSVNTFGKLGCDVDMFLDLDNLGKISTKKMKNVSSERVATQKILSVIGECLDNFGPGCVGVQRILNANCPLVRFSHQPSGFQCDLTANNRIALKSSELLYLYGTLDPRVRALVFSVRCWAHVHALTSSIPGSWLTNFSLTMMVLFFLQKRSPPVIPTLNHLKTLADAEDKCIMQGHDCTFVSNLNKIEPSENTESLDVLLSQFFEYFGNFSFNKNSISIRKGKEQNKPDSSPLYIQNPFEQTLNISKNVNQSQLQRFVDLARESAWILQQEDRCRPSSSSNRPWGLAALLLPSSASSNKGQDKSPRREPASKRIRSLLNTIKADFSERSPGNNEGKDL
- the LOC100076255 gene encoding poly(A) RNA polymerase, mitochondrial isoform X1, producing MAARVGLLRRLSPCPRGGGRPRPPLHRRFGAAGSAATAPQREEPPEMRAEPGSERKSRKRTLAEVQAERAEQAQRTVLINCPHKINEKKFLNYLSQHGAVNSHFFFESYGVRAVVEYSKKESVASLLEAARIPGAEAEAVVPFKSRFLNLKLKNPSVQTNASVQCINQSTRPYKEFIKTLCEAESIENQLYMLIKKYQITEENTQLRYLVCSFIEDIAAAYFPSCTIKLFGSSVNTFGKLGCDVDMFLDLDNLGKISTKKAADPYFMEFQMKNVSSERVATQKILSVIGECLDNFGPGCVGVQRILNANCPLVRFSHQPSGFQCDLTANNRIALKSSELLYLYGTLDPRVRALVFSVRCWAHVHALTSSIPGSWLTNFSLTMMVLFFLQKRSPPVIPTLNHLKTLADAEDKCIMQGHDCTFVSNLNKIEPSENTESLDVLLSQFFEYFGNFSFNKNSISIRKGKEQNKPDSSPLYIQNPFEQTLNISKNVNQSQLQRFVDLARESAWILQQEDRCRPSSSSNRPWGLAALLLPSSASSNKGQDKSPRREPASKRIRSLLNTIKADFSERSPGNNEGKDL